A genomic region of Sarcophilus harrisii chromosome 6, mSarHar1.11, whole genome shotgun sequence contains the following coding sequences:
- the EXOSC9 gene encoding exosome complex component RRP45 produces MKETPLSNCERRFLLRAIEEKKRLDGRQTYDYRNIKISFGTDYGCCIVELGKTRVLGQVSCELVSPKLNRATEGILFFNLELSQMAAPAFEPGRQSDLLVKLNRLLERCLRNSKCIDTESLCVVAGEKVWQIRVDLHLLNHDGNIIDAASIAAIVALCHFRRPDVSVQGDEITLYALEERDPVPLSIHHMPICISFAFFQQGTYLLVDPNEREERVMDGLLVIAMNKHREICTIQSSGGIMLLQDQVLRCSKIAGVKVAEITELIQKALENDKRVRKEGGKFGFAESIANQRITAFKMEKAPVDTSDVEEKAEEIIAEADPPSEAVSKPVLWTPGTAQIGEGIESSWGDLEEEEDEDEGGSDDVTILDSVKMETEDQNVGDHITDDTPIVLSDSEEDEIIILEPGENPKKTRIQANNSKQEKASSKKAIRKKKKKKAAN; encoded by the exons ATGAAGGAGACGCCGTTATCTAACTGCGAGAGGCGTTTCCTGCTCAGAGCCATAGAGGAAAAGAAG CGCCTTGATGGTAGACAGACCTATGACTACAGAAACATCAAAATTTCATTTGGAACAGACTATGGCTGCTGTATTGTGGAACTTGGGAAAACAAG aGTTCTTGGGCAAGTTTCCTGTGAACTTGTTTCTCCAAAGCTCAATCGGGCAACAGAGGGTATTCTTTTCTTTAACCTTGAACTCTCTCAGATGGCTGCTCCAGCTTTTGAACCGGGCAG GCAGTCAGATCTCTTGGTGAAGTTGAATCGACTTTTGGAAAGATGTCTAAGAAATTCAAAGTGTATAGACACTGAATCTCTCTGTGTTGTTGCTGGAGAAAAG GTCTGGCAAATCCGTGTGGATCTTCATTTGTTAAATCATGATGGAAATATTATTGATGCTGCCAGCATTGCAGCAATTGTGGCATTGTGTCACTTCAGGAGACCTGATGTGTCTGTCCAAGGTGATGAGATTACCCTG TACGCATTGGAAGAACGAGATCCTGTACCTTTGAGTATCCACCACATGCCCATCTGCATCAGTTTTGCCTTCTTCCAGCAAGG AACTTACTTATTGGTGGATCCCAATGAACGAGAGGAACGTGTCATGGATGGCCTTCTTGTGATTGCCATGAACAAACACCGTGAGATTTGTACCATCCAGTCCAGCGGTGGGATCATGTTGCTCCAAGACCAG GTTCTAAGATGCAGCAAAATTGCTGGTGTGAAGGTGGCAGAGATCACAGAACTCATACAGAAAGCCTTGGAAAATGACAAGAGAGTGAG gaaaGAAGGTGGAAAATTTGGCTTTGCAGAATCGATAGCAAACCAAAGGATCACAGCTTTCAAAATGGAAAAGGCCCCTGTTGATACATCAGATGTGGAAGAGAAGGCTGAAGAAATTATAGCTGAAGCTGACCCTCCTTCAGAGGC TGTTTCTAAACCAGTGTTATGGACTCCTGGCACTGCCCAGATTGGAGAAGGGATAGAGAGTTCCTGGGGCGATTTAGAAGAAGAAGAGGATGAGGATGAAGGTGGCAGCGATGATGTCACCATTCTTGACAGTGTCAAAATGGAAACAGAAGACCAGAATGTTGGTGACCACATCACTGATG ATACACCTATCGTTCTGTCAGATAGTGAAgaagatgaaattatcattttagaaccaggagaaaatccaaagaaaacaAG GATACAGGCCAACAACTCCAAACAGGAAAAAGCCtcaagtaaaaaagctattagaaagaaaaagaagaagaaggctGCTAACTAA
- the CCNA2 gene encoding cyclin-A2, producing the protein MLGHTAAGAAGPQPPRLPRAAGPDENQENVHPDKRGGAEPARTRTVLGVLRANVRAPGPGPGLGPAAALAPQKSKNRRVVAPLRDVSINDDQGIVPPWNATSKQPTFTIHVDEPEGDNGKKLSVPKKVESEDDMLGFHSAVSLPETRKPLVPLDYPMDGSFESPLTMDMSVVLEPEEKPPNVNEVPDYHEDIYLYLREMEVKCKPKVGYMKKQPDITNSMRAILVDWLVEVGEEYKLQNETLHLAVNYIDRFLSSMSVLRGKLQLVGTAAMLLASKFEEIYPPEVAEFVYITDDTYTKKQVLRMEHLVLKVLAFDLAAPTINQFLTQYFLHQQQANSKVESLAMFLGELSLIDADPYLKYLPSVTAGAAFHIALYTITGKSWPESLIQQTGYTLESLKPCLLDLHQTYLRAPQHAQQSIREKYKTAKYHGVSLINPPETLNL; encoded by the exons ATGCTGGGGCACACGGCGGCCGGCGCGGCGGGGCCGCAGCCGCCCAGGCTGCCCCGGGCCGCCGGCCCCGACGAGAACCAGGAGAACGTCCATCCGGACAAACGCGGCGGCGCCGAGCCCGCCAGAACGCGCACGGTGCTGGGCGTGCTGCGGGCTAACGTGCGGGCGCCGGGCCCGGGCCCCGGTCTCGGCCCCGCGGCTGCCCTGGCGCCGCAGAAGTCCAAGAACCGCAGG GTTGTTGCGCCTCTCAGGGATGTTTCCATTAATGATGACCAGGGTATTGTCCCACCCTGGAATGCCACCAGTAAGCAGCCCACTTTCACAATCCATGTGGATGAACCCGAGGGGGACAATGGGAAGAAACTTTCTGTCCCTAAAAAAGTGGAGTCTGAGGATGATATGCTGGGTTTTCATTCAGCTGTTTCTCTGCCTGAGACGAGAAAACCTTTGGTGCCCCTTGATTATCCAATGGATGGTAGTTTTG AATCTCCCCTTACTATGGACATGTCTGTGGTCCTGGAGCCAGAAGAAAAGCCACCAAATGTCAATGAAGTCCCTGACTACCATGAAGACATCTATCTATACCTAAGGGAAATGGAG GTTAAGTGTAAGCCCAAGGTGGGCTACATGAAGAAGCAGCCAGACATAACCAACAGTATGCGAGCCATCTTGGTGGACTGGCTGGTGGAGGTCGGGGAAGAGTACAAGCTCCAGAATGAGACTCTCCACTTGGCTGTGAACTACATTGATAGGTTCCTGTCCTCAATGTCAGTGCTCCGAGGGAAGCTTCAGCTGGTTGGGACTGCTGCCATGCTCCTTGCCTC AAAGTTTGAAGAGATCTACCCTCCAGAAGTGGCAGAGTTTGTGTATATCACTGATGACACGTACACTAAAAAGCAGGTCTTAAGAATGGAGCACCTGGTGTTAAAAGTGCTTGCTTTTGACCTTGCTGCACCAACAATCAACCAGTTTCTCACTCAGTATTTCCTACATCAGCAGCAGGCCAATTCTAAAGTGGAAAGCTTAGCAATG TTTCTGGGAGAGTTAAGTTTAATTGATGCTGACCCATACCTGAAATACTTACCATCAGTTACTGCAGGAGCTGCCTTTCATATAGCACTCTATACAATCACTGGGAAAAGCTGG CCCGAGTCATTAATCCAACAAACAGGATACACCTTGGAAAGTCTTAAACCATGTCTATTGGACCTCCACCAGACCTACCTCAGAGCGCCACAGCATGCACAGCAGTCTATACGAGAAAAATACAAGACGGCAAA GTACCATGGTGTATCTCTCATCAACCCTCCAGAGACACTAAACTTATAG